TGTAAGATAATAATGATTTGAAACAACAAAAGTACATCATTTAAAACATTCTTTCAAAACTAGAATTCGCAATCCCTAATTAACATGTGCTATAATAAAGACTTACTATCCCtacataaaaagtatttcCCTTGAACCGAGGTGAATCATTGTAAACTCTGGTGAAGAAAGCTTGGTACAAAATTGTTGTCTGGTGTATATGTATAGCACGATATGAATAAAgacaaatttacaaaatgggTGACAGAGATACTGTAGAATATCGCACTAAAAATGATCATACTATATTGTGTGTTttctataagattttgatgtagacaacataaatatagaacaaaacagacgtcactcagaacatACTTTAAGacgatttataattaattaatttccctTGAgcgtttctataagaatataaattaattactgttgtttgtgaagaatgAACCAATTAACTAATATacaaatgggttgtgatttataacaagATAGACCTTCCCATAAATGGTGACCCCGACGTGATAACTAGaccttcattatttattttagatattgcTAGTTATCATTCTTGGTATTTATCCTACGTTAAACAAACCACACCAGGCCATCGTATCTCTGATATAAAAGAATGGCTTGGTGCAAATGATTTACATTTCATGATTACTTTAAACGCTTTTAATATGCGacatatatttgttatgtcaaaaatatatactttttaaattcataccTCAACCTGCAGAACAGCTGGTCGTATCTCACAATTCGATAGTAGACGCTCCATCTGACTTATGTTGAAGTTAGAAATACCTATGGACTTGGCGAGTCCGAGGCGTTTTGCTTCCTCCATGCCCTTCCAAGTGTCTAAATAGTCTATAATATCAAAGCCACTGTGGTCGGGCTGAAAAAAGTAACAGACCGCTGTTCACTTTTTTTAGCGAAAATATCTCACAtgtaatagatataaatatgcTGTCTTAGTCGTTCCTGTAAATCTTTGCTGTGCATGCCAGAGTACCTCGCAAAATGAGACCTTTTCCAATTGTATTGCAGCATTATCCGTATAGATATGTTctcaaaattttgttaaaatccGTTCAGTAGTAaaagattaataaacaaatttataaacaactcCTGAAGAGAAAGTCGAAGCCTCACTGGAGAGTAATCATAGAAAGAAACCTCACACCTTCTCTGTTTAAATCAGTATTTTAGTCAGCCTACATAGGCTTGATCGCGCGAGTAACACCTCGCGAATAACACGCTCGAAAGtcgaaatgtatataatataccctAAGAGAAGCAATTCgtcatttaacaaatttagtaAAACAATTACATACCTTCAATGCAACTGGATTGTGTATCAGATACAAATCTACATATGAAGTGTTCAGACGTTTCAGAGAACCTCGTAAGGAGTGTACAACATCTCTTTGTTCATTCAAACCGAGctgcaaataatttaatttaataattttcctaCATTCTAGCGTTGCATATGCTATGCtgtcaaacaaacaaacaaaaatatatttattcatataggtaaacaagtacacctatgaatgtcaaaaagttaaattatttgtaagtttacatttactaccagttctcaagtcaagggcgtagaggaGGGGCGTAGATCGAATAATTACGTTGTAATCGCATGTAACATAATTTTGGAGCAAAAAATTCAACACAAATCATCCAGTTCGCAGCCACTCACCCAGTAGTAGGAGTGACATGTACCTAAGTCTTAATAGGGGGAAGAGAGAAGATATACTTCATCTGCAATTTCACTAAATCTCTcatccaatttttaaaactctagAATATGGAAGTTCACTCCGAATGTAATAAGTGAGAGGGGAATATCATCGGCAAACTTTGTTGCAGACACCAGTTCTGTGTGTTTCACACACACATCAAAAAACTGTCATCCAgaggttttttatttctatgtaataGCATAAAAAAGTCGGTTCACAAAATTTTGGCATTTAATACCGCGCCAAAAAGCTGCCACCTATCGTAGAATTAAGCAACAGAACAGTCTTGGCCTATAGGCTTGATTGACTTGGTCGTTCTGAGGTCACCTgagataaaaatgattaaagaaGTGGATGGAAGAGACCAAAACCTTGGGTTATACCGCTTctggtatataattaatagaagaaTATAAGAAGAATTCAATCACGAATCACCaccaatacaaatattacctTAGTAACAATGAAGACTTGTTCCCTAGGTACATTCGATTTGACGATCCCTCTTCCAACCTGTTCTTCATTATGGTAGGCGGAGGCTGTGTCTAtcattctaaaacaaaatatattttttatagaacaggccACCAGCTCATGGAAGCTCATCTGTTGCTATATGgtactgcccatggacactcaaagGCAGAGGGCTCACTAGTGCGTTGACGGTAAAGGTCTTTTGCAAGAAATACCCAAAAATACTTCAGGTATGTCTGGTTCCACATGGTGCCTTCAAATCGCTCATTTGTGGGTGATACGAGCGTAATTTTGTAAGCataaggtgagcctcctgctcgtttaccccctgttctaaaaaaaaaagctcgacatccgatgatgaaacttagCTGCAAGTTTTAGCGCGGACAACTCTTCTACAtatcaatcaaacaaacaaggggatttttttacattgatttaatttttatttatttataaaaacactcctgcattaacaggtgaccctaaattgACACGAGTAAAATAACAGACCGCTGTTCACTTTCTTTAGCGAAAATATTTCACAtgtaatagatataaatatgcTGTCTTAGTCGTTCCTGTAAATCTTTGCTGTGCATGCCAGAGTACTTCGCAAAATGAGACCTTTTCCAATTGTATTGCAGCATTATCCGTATAAATGTGTTCTCAAAATTTTGTTAACATCCGTTCAGTAGTGAAAGATTAATAAACGACTCATTTTAAAAGCAATCGCCTGAAGAGAAGGTCGAAGCCTAACTGGAGTAATCGTAGAAAGAAACCTTACACCTTCTCTGTTTTAATCAGTATTCTAGTCTAGTCTATATAGGCTTTAGCGCGCGAGTGCcacaatgaataaaatttacagacgaaacaaacacatacaattaattagggaaaacaaaatatataataaaaatacaagaaattaactATACTATAGGCACTAACAAGTAGTAGAACTTTTGCCAGCTCACTCAATGGAAAATGAAAAAGGTCTGTTAACCTATGTATTtcgttaactaaattaatacaccGAATCATATGGTATCGTACCCATCAGGTACATTGAAGCTAAGGTACTGAAGTACTGCCGAATTTCTATCTTTGTCAGACACTTTTTATAGACTTTGATTTCCAAAGACTTTATTGTAAGCGGCCTTTTCATGCATTATTTAAAAGACATAATTGCTATAGGAAATTAATCtagtgattttaatttataatatacaaaattataaaaaatataaacagttttgcaacattattaaaactttttgacAAAAGGATATGCTAGAATCGTAAGGTCaagccaataaaaaatattaaatatgattaactaagtaatatcTAATTCGCTTGCGCTCTTCGCTGTATGATGGTGTGAAATGTATGTCAAGgcataaatattactatacaaGGTCGCTGAGCTTGGTTGAAAGAATCGGGTACAGtaagaaatgtttaaagaaaaaccttATAGAAGTAGCAAGTAGAGTAGCAATAAAAGGCCGTACTTGCCAGCCTTCTCGCCAGCCTCATGTCGCaaaaatattacctatatCCAGCATTGAGCGCCCAAGTCACAGGTTTCTCCACTTCTTCATCTCTTACTTCTTTTTGTCCgttctgaaataaatacaaaaatgtagtgttttgtatttctttattagtttttttcacTTCTAAATGATTAAGAAaaaactcattaaaaaaacattccgAATGTCCATTTATTGGCAGTTCTTAAATAAAGGGTTGTCTCAAAATATTTGCTAGGAACATTTGCACAAGCTCCTCAAACAGCTGTGGAGGAAGGTACTGCTCTTCGTCCGACCTAAGGTAGGAGGAACCAACTCAATCATATCCATGCTATTTCCTCATCAGCAGGAATATCGCAGCACACTGTTAAGGGGACTCTTTGTGACGAAGTCTCATAGGTCTGCCAATCGTAATTTACAatctaaatacataattagtagaaataaagataataataatagcaaataaAACAGCAAGGTTTTTAAAACTTCGGCGAAAGATCTCCATGGAGTCATTTTCATTAGTTCCATTGTTAATCTGTTAACAGAACCACAAACGTGAGACAGATGTCTCCTTGAAGACATTAACTCACTTCGTCAAAGCCAAGAAAGGTCCCCAATCCAATAGCAGGCATGAAATTTCCATCATTCAAAGGTATCCTTGGTGCTTTTCCGCCATCAGAGTCGCATATCTGTAAAGAAATAGAATTCTTAAACTTTGCGCCtattttgagatttatttCTCGCGTTTTTGACGGTTTCACCTCCAAACTAttaaggcaagtaggtgatcattctgtgcctgacacacggcacacacacacactatTCAAATAGAATTTCATGATTACCTACTGTATCAAAACGatacaataaaaagtttatttacatagcATACATTACGCAATATTTGTAAC
Above is a genomic segment from Pieris rapae chromosome Z, ilPieRapa1.1, whole genome shotgun sequence containing:
- the LOC110993403 gene encoding aldo-keto reductase AKR2E4-like yields the protein MFPAVLILINLSYIICDSDGGKAPRIPLNDGNFMPAIGLGTFLGFDENGQKEVRDEEVEKPVTWALNAGYRMIDTASAYHNEEQVGRGIVKSNVPREQVFIVTKLGLNEQRDVVHSLRGSLKRLNTSYVDLYLIHNPVALKPDHSGFDIIDYLDTWKGMEEAKRLGLAKSIGISNFNISQMERLLSNCEIRPAVLQVEVNLNLAQNKLQEFTKRENIALMAYTPFGSLFDKTGVPPPPRIDDVTMVEMAKKYKKKVPQIALRYLVQRGISPIPKSVRKEKIEENIDIFDFELTESDMITLSEFNKNYRVVWPSFWQEHPYYPFERKEKPDNDLFKPKPK